In Cutaneotrichosporon cavernicola HIS019 DNA, chromosome: 1, one DNA window encodes the following:
- the PMA1 gene encoding uncharacterized protein (Plasma membrane), producing the protein MSENEKHTPEEVPVKESSLPAPAAAGTPPADAERKRNYDDMGHKTEGDKHAKVDMNTISFTAADLYDKDKVDIEHIVMEEVFQLLQCDDKGLTSAEAESRIAIFGPNKLVEKKQSAILQFLSFMWNPLSWVMEGAALVAIALSNGGGTPPDWPDFVGIVLLLLINSTIGFVEERNAGNAVKALMESLAPKAKVKRDGNWKEIDSADLVPGDLISFKHGDICPADCRLTEAIDVSMDQAALTGESLPVGKEEGDECFSGSTCKQGEVEGIVISTGPNTFFGRAATLVGQDNDQVGHLQMVLARIGSFCLCSIGLFIILEICVQYAKFRYPYRRGLDNILVLLIGGIPIAMPTVLSVTLAVGAQQLAKHKAIVTRITAIEELAGVTILCSDKTGTLTTNKLTIDKENVKCYSHWDVEGVCLLAAYCSRTENQDAIDGCVVGTLTDPKLAREGIELLDFKPFNPVDKRTEITYRDNMDGGKLKRATKGMTGTIIDLCSRNKTSAVEDQLEADVEEFARRGLRALAVAFEDVVGNTADSPGNGFELVGLLSIFDPPRSDTKKTIDDAQALGVQVKMVTGDQLAIAKETGRRLGLGDHMYPAKVLKDGPEPGSKHANLDEMIMDADGFAGVFPEHKFEIVKRIQALGHLCAMTGDGANDAPALSRANVGIAVEGATDAARGAADIVLTEPGLSTIVHAIYGSRVIFQRMRNYAVYACSVTIRIVVGFALMLFIWRYDFPPFMVLIIAILNDGTIMTLSLDRVLPSTTPDSWDLVEVFSYGIAYGLYLAVSTIALYAIMHETTFFEDKFGVPPYKGNDPHAHMTIYLQVAIISQALIFVTRSHGPSWTERPSVALMVAFCIAQLIATIIAVYGNWGFTHVKGVTGGWIGIVWVWNIIWYIPLDLIKFIMQRTVIAALQRRKHRSAEPAVDENGERLVRSASRHESLYSNRTSFLGRAGRALKGGAKVHMSKNELGRFGSIQAQQSGAALARASSRH; encoded by the exons ATGTCCGAGAACGAGAAGCACACCCCGGAGGAGGTTCCCGTGAA GGAGTCCTCGCTCCCCGCCCCCGCGGCTGCAGGAACCCCCCCCGCCG ACGcggagcgcaagcgcaactATGACGACATGGGCCACAAGACGGAGGGCGACAAGCACGCCAAGGTGGACATGAACACT ATCTCGTtcaccgccgccgacctttacgacaaggacaaggtcgacatTGAGCACATTGTCATGGAGGAGGTTttccagctcctccagtGCGATGACAAGGGTCTCACCtccgccgaggccgagagcCGCATTGCGATTTTCGGCCCcaacaagctcgtcgagaagaagcagTC TGCCATCCTCCAGTTCCTCTCGTTCATGTGGAACCCCCTCTCGTGGGTCATGGAGGGCGCTGCCCTTGTCGCCATCGCTCTCTCGAACGGTGGTGGCACTCCTCCTGACTGGCCCGACTTCGTCGGTAtcgttcttctcctcctgATTAACTCGACTATTGGTTTCGTTGAGGAGCGCAACGCCGGTaacgccgtcaaggcgctcaTGGAGTCTCTCGCccccaaggccaaggtcaagcGTGACGGTAACTGGAAGGAGATCGACTctgccgacctcgtcccCGGTGACCTCATCTCGTTCAAGCACGGTGACATCTGCCCCGCCGACTGCCGTCTCACTGAGGCCATTGATGTTTCCATGGACCAGGCTGCCCTTACCGGCGAGTCGCTCCCcgtcggcaaggaggagggtgacgagTGCTTCTCTGGCTCTACCTGCAAGCagggtgaggttgagggtATTGTCATCTCCACCGGTCCCAACACCTTCTTCGGCCGTGCCGCTACTCTTGTCGGCCAGGACAACGACCAGGTCGGTCACCTCCAGATGGTTCTTGCTCGCATCGGTTCGTTCTGCCTGTGCTCGATTGGTCtcttcatcatcctcgagaTCTGTGTCCAGTACGCCAAGTTCAGGTACCCGTaccgccgcggcctcgacaaCATTCTTGTGCTCTTGATCGGTGGTATCCCCATTGCGATGCCTACCGTCCTGTCAGTCACCCTCGCTGTTGGCGCccagcagctcgccaagcacAAGGCCATTGTTACCCGTATCACTGCCATTGAGGAGCTTGCTGGTGTCACCATCCTCTGCTCGGACAAGACTGGTAccctcaccaccaacaAGCTCACCATCGACAAGGAGAACGTCAAGTGCTACTCGCACTGGGACGTTGAGGGTGTCtgcctcctcgctgcctACTGCTCGCGTACCGAGAACCAGGACGCCATTGACGGCTGTGTTGTTGGCACTCTCACCGACCCCAAGCTTGCTCGTGAGGGCATTGAGCTCCTTGACTTCAAGCCCTTCAACCCCGTCGACAAGCGCACTGAGATTACCTACCGTGACAACATGGACGgcggcaagctcaagcgcgcTACCAAGGGTATGACTGGTACCATCATCGACCTCTGCTCGCGCAACAAGACCagcgccgtcgaggaccagctcgaggccgacgttgaggagTTCGCTCGCCGTGGTCTCCGTGCTCTCGCTGTCGCCttcgaggacgtcgtcgGGAACACCGCCGACTCGCCCGGCAACGGCTTCGAGCTCGTTGGTCTCCTCTCGATCTTCGACCCCCCTCGCTCGGACACCAAGAAGACCATTGACGACGCTCAGGCTCTCGGTGTTCAGGTTAAGATGGTTACTGGTGACCAGCTCGCCATTGCCAAGGAGACTGGCCGCCGTCTTGGTCTCGGTGACCACATGTACCCCGCCAAGGTTCTCAAGGACGGCCCCGAGCCCGGTTCCAAGcacgccaacctcgacgagatgatCATGGACGCCGATGGCTTCGCCGGTGTCTTCCCCGAGCACAAGTTCGAGATTGTCAAGCGTATCCAGGCTCTTGGCCACCTCTGCGCCATGACTGGTGACGGTGCCAACGACGCCCCTGCTCTGTCGCGTGCCAACGTCGGTATTGCCGTTGAGGGTGCCACCGACGCTGCCCGTGGCGCTGCCGACATTGTCCTTACCGAGCCCGGTCTCTCCACCATTGTTCACGCTATCTACGGCTCTCGTGTCATCTTCCAGCGTATGCGCAACTACGCCGTCTACGCCTGCTCGGTTACCATCCGTATCGTTGTCGGCTTCGCTCTCATGCTCTTCATCTGGCGTTACGACTTCCCTCCGTTCATGGTTCTTATCATTGCTATCCTCAACGACGGTACCATTATGACTCTCTCCCTCGACCGTGTCCTTCCCTCGACCACCCCCGACTCGTGGGACCTTGTTGAGGTCTTCTCGTACGGCATTGCTTACGGTCTCTACCTCGCGGTCTCGACCATTGCCCTCTACGCTATCATGCACGAGACCACCTTCTTCGAGGACAAGTTCGGTGTCCCTCCCTACAAGGGCAACGACCCCCACGCTCACATGACCATCTACCTCCAGGTCGCCATCATCTCGCAGGCTCTCATCTTCGTCACCCGTTCGCACGGCCCCTCATGGACTGAGCGTCCTTCGGTTGCCCTCATGGTCGCTTTCTGCATTGCTCAGCTCATCGCGACCATCATCGCTGTCTACGGCAACTGGGGCTTCACCCACGTCAAGGGTGTTACGGGCGGCTGGATCGGCATTGTCTGGGTCTGGAACATCATCTGGTACATTCCTCTCGACCTCATCAAGTTCATCATGCAGAGGACCGtcatcgccgccctccAGCGCCGCAAGCACCGCTCTGCCGAgcccgccgtcgacgagaacggcgagcgccttgtccgctcggcctcgcgccaCGAGTCGCTCTACTCGAACCGCACTTCGTTCCTCGGCCGTGCCGGGCGCGCCCTCAAGGGTGGTGCCAAGGTCCACATGTCGAAgaacgagctcggccgcttCGGGTCGATCCAGGCCCAGCAGTCGGGTGCTGCGCTTGCTCGCGCTTCCTCGCGCCACTAA
- a CDS encoding uncharacterized protein (thioesterase) → MASVQALKSRLRSNYRFFLPYRLRWADNDQYGHVNNSVYNFLIDSVVNTYLIESCGLRPTDPNPSEPIGLVVTSSCNYFAPLTFPEVVDLGLRVNKLGNSSVTYEVGFFQQGKDTVAAVGGFTHVFVHPVERRPTAMADTMRRGLEKLVIEETASL, encoded by the exons ATGGCCTCCGTGCAGGCGCTCAAGTCGCGCCTCCGCTCGAACTACCGCTTTTTCCTACCTTACCGCCTCCGCTGGGCCGACAACGACCAGTACGGACACGTGAACAACTCGGTGTACAACTTCCT CATCGACTCTGTTGTCAACACTTACCTAATCGAGTCGTGCGGGTTGCGCCCCACCGACCCGAACCCGTCCGAGCCGATCGGTCTCGTTGTCACCAGTAGCTGCAACTACTTTGCGCCACTCACGTTCCCAGAGGTGGTTGACCTCGGGCTCCGCGTGAACAAGCTAGGTAACAGCTCGGTGACGTACGAAGTCGGCTTCTTCCAGCAGGGCAAGGACACGGTGGCGGCCGTTGGCGGGTTCACGCACGTGTTCGTACATCCTGTcgagcggcggccgacggcgatggCTGACACTATGCGGCGCGGGCTGGAGAAGTTGGTCatcgaggagacggcgagCTTGTGA